One window from the genome of Nicotiana tomentosiformis chromosome 5, ASM39032v3, whole genome shotgun sequence encodes:
- the LOC104116969 gene encoding stellacyanin-like: protein MAKPLLIFVILILSLIFSCSATNYIVGDSSGWDISTDLDTWLVGKKFNVGDVLVFQYSSFDSVSEVTKENFEGCNMSNVLDLSKNGNTSFPLTKPGDRYFVSGNRLHCLGGMKLHANVENDIAASPAAAAAPEAEAGASFPSSKSNNPSVVPSFALSNHVGLDSLLLITLGLLSLAISLV, encoded by the exons ATGGCAAAGCCACTTCTAATTTTTGTAATTTTGATTCTAAGTCTTATATTTTCATGTTCAGCTACTAACTACATTGTGGGTGATAGTTCTGGCTGGGATATTAGTACTGATCTTGATACATGGTTAGTTGGAAAGAAATTCAATGTTGGTGATGTTCTTG TGTTTCAATATTCGTCGTTCGATAGTGTGTCTGAGGTAACGAAAGAGAATTTCGAGGGGTGCAACATGAGCAACGTGCTAGATTTGAGTAAAAATGGGAACACATCTTTCCCATTGACAAAGCCAGGGGACAGATATTTTGTTAGTGGGAATAGGCTACATTGTCTTGGAGGAATGAAACTTCATGCAAATGTAGAGAATGACATTGCAGCATCACCAGCTGCAGCTGCAGCACCAGAAGCAGAAGCAGGGGCCTCTTTTCCTTCTTCTAAGAGCAATAATCCCTCAGTTGTTCCTAGTTTTGCATTGTCCAATCATGTTGGATTGGATTCTCTACTCCTTATAACTCTTGGCCTTTTGTCCTTGGCAATTTCACTAGTGTAA